From the genome of Papaver somniferum cultivar HN1 chromosome 2, ASM357369v1, whole genome shotgun sequence, one region includes:
- the LOC113348617 gene encoding formin-like protein 3, whose protein sequence is MDIRRVSCVLLALLILYCTLVNGRDRNMEKFYMDPAAYMEIDDTMVEHLWTKCRFDLMRIKESVETFDLYFPEEMSITSKDTNSVAWSAAKLNLRKAISVLPLQMKKTLFHCLELHNIPFRVSEEVGISKNLYSKNSGSQFGRRVTSRRSLGVKLFQDLSPAPSPSPSSATTLAPAPDQATTLAPAPNQATTFLNVEGLEDPVPTPYASPARAPMPVLTPAFAKFLDVKLVDEGIPSTISPAPAVAVTPSSDAPKLSPRETADSPTKSPAKGPAKPFFPPNFDSDTQSSIAASPQITSDPPPKKQSKQKEVSLGVGLAVAGTFVLAALLCFCFFMCRKKTDSRYLQKDDKPLLILNNNSSGDSAQKPGMKNSDNVDEVQGLPIQNPSGVSLASNDSAALPPPPGRAAPPPPGPPPPPGPPPPPPPRARPPPPPKVAMLPPRNKQSSTKQKGSLAAAGNSASGDGPDAEGDGDAPKTKLKPFFWDKLMANPDHSMVWHQIKSGSFQCDEEMIENLFGYAAPDKNKTDNKKEWTPQDPASHFIKLIDPKKAQNLSILLRALNLTTEEVVDALQEGTELPSELLRTLLKMAPTADEELKLRLYNGELSTLGPAERFLKVLIGVPFAFKRMDSLLLMNSLQEELPGIKESLATLEVACKEVRNNRLFLKLLEAVLKTGNRMNVGTYRGGAQAFKLDTLLKLSDVKGADGKTTLLHFVVQEIIRSEGLRAARNARENLSVCSVKSEDLVEDAPNEAEDDFRSLGLQVVSGLSGELENVRKASVVDGDGLKSTVAKLGQSLVKSKEFLNREMKDLEEDSGFHRTLKSFVERAEADITCLLEEEKRISDLVKSTGDYFHGNAAKDEALHLFVIVRDFLIILDKVCNEVRQSIKTPATTSKIKESPSAPPTDLHPPASPDIRQRLFPAIVGRRMDDSSSDDESPSP, encoded by the exons ATGGATATAAGACGAGTAAGTTGTGTTCTTCTTGCTCTTTTAATATTGTATTGCACTCTTGTCAATGGAAGAGACAGAAATATGGAGAAATTCTATATGGACCCTGCTGCTTATATGGAGATTGACGATACCATG GTTGAGCACTTATGGACTAAGTGCAGGTTCGATTTAATGCGGATTAAAGAAAGTGTTGAAACGTTTGATTTGTATTTTCCGGAGGAAATGTCCATTACCTCCAAGGATACCAACTCAGTTGCTTGGTCAGCAGCGAAATTGAACCTGCGGAAAGCTATCAGTGTCTTGCCTCTCCAAATGAAGAAAACTCTTTTTCATTGCTTAGAATTGCATAACATTCCATTTCGAGTTTCTGAAGAAGTGGGTATCTCTAAGAACTTGTACTCCAAAAATTCTGGTTCCCAGTTTGGGCGGCGTGTTACTTCACGGCGGTCTCTAGGTGTTAAGTTGTTTCAAGACCTATCACCAGCTCCTTCGCCTTCGCCTTCTTCTGCCACAACCCTAGCTCCTGCTCCTGATCAAGCAACAACCCTAGCTCCTGCTCCTAATCAAGCAACAACATTTCTGAATGTCGAGGGACTTGAAGATCCAGTACCAACTCCTTATGCTTCTCCTGCTCGTGCACCTATGCCCGTTCTTACTCCTGCTTTTGCAAAATTTCTAGATGTTAAGTTGGTTGATGAAGGCATACCATCAACTATTTCTCCTGCTCCTGCTGTTGCAGTTACACCATCTAGTGATGCTCCGAAACTATCTCCTCGGGAAACAGCCGATAGTCCTACAAAATCCCCTGCCAAGGGTCCAGCAAAACCGTTTTTTCCACCAAACTTTGATTCAGATACTCAATCGTCAATTGCTGCAAGCCCACAAATTACTTCAGATCCTCCACCAAAGAAGCAAAGCAAGCAAAAAGAAGTTTCTTTAGGTGTTGGTTTAGCTGTTGCAGGGACCTTTGTTTTGGCTGCATTgctatgtttttgtttttttatgtgtAGAAAGAAGACTGATTCGAGATATCTACAGAAAGATGATAAGCCCCTTCTGATCTTAAATAATAATTCCTCTGGTG ACTCTGCACAGAAGCCTGGTATGAAAAACTCAGATAACGTTGATGAGGTTCAAGGCCTGCCAATCCAAAATCCATCAGGAGTTTCCTTGGCAAGCAATGATTCTGCAGCATTGCCACCTCCCCCTGGCAGGGCTGCTCCACCTCCTCCAGGACCTCCACCTCCTCCTGgaccacccccacccccaccacCTCGTGCtcgcccaccaccacctcccaaagTTGCAATGCTTCCACCTCGTAATAAACAATCTAGTACAAAACAAAAAGGGAGTTTAGCTGCTGCAGGAAATTCTGCTTCTGGTGATGGACCCGATGCAGAAGGTGATGGTGATGCCCCAAAAACTAAGCTGAAGCCATTTTTCTGGGACAAACTTATGGCAAACCCTGATCATTCGATGGTTTGGCATCAGATAAAATCTGGCTCGTTCCA GTGCGATGAGGAGATGATTGAAAATCTTTTTGGTTATGCCGCTCCTGACAAAAACAAAACAGACAACAAAAAAGAGTGGACACCTCAAGATCCTGCTTCTCATTTCATCAAGCTTATTGATCCCAAGAAGGCACAAAATCTATCAATTCTTCTGCGGGCTCTGAATCTAACAACTGAGGAAGTCGTTGATGCACTTCAAGAAG GGACTGAGCTACCTTCTGAGCTCCTTCGAACTTTACTGAAGATGGCACCGACTGCGGATGAAGAGTTGAAGCTAAGACTATATAATGGTGAACTTTCGACACTAGGTCCGGCGGAACGTTTCCTTAAAGTTTTGATTGGCGTCCCTTTTGCTTTTAAACGTATGGATTCACTTCTTTTGATGAACTCTCTTCAAGAAGAGTTGCCTGGTATCAAAGAGTCATTAGCAACTTTAGAG GTGGCTTGCAAGGAAGTTAGGAACAATCGACTTTTCCTGAAACTCTTAGAGGCTGTTTTGAAAACCGGTAACCGCATGAATGTGGGTACATACCGTGGTGGTGCACAGGCATTCAAGCTTGACACTCTCTTGAAGTTATCTGATGTGAAAGGTGCAGATGGCAAGACAACGCTTCTGCATTTTGTTGTTCAAGAGATAATCAGGTCCGAAGGCCTACGGGCAGCCCGCAATGCCAGAGAGAACCTGAGCGTTTGCAGTGTGAAATCAGAGGACCTTGTTGAGGATGCTCCCAATGAAGCAGAAGATGACTTCCGCAGTCTAGGTCTTCAGGTGGTTTCAGGCTTGAGTGGTGAGCTCGAAAACGTAAGAAAGGCATCAGTGGTGGATGGCGACGGTTTAAAAAGTACGGTGGCGAAACTGGGCCAATCATTGGTGAAGAGCAAAGAATTTCTGAACAGAGAAATGAAGGATCTAGAGGAAGATAGTGGATTCCATCGAACACTCAAAAGTTTCGTTGAGCGTGCTGAGGCTGATATAACATGTTTACTCGAGGAAGAGAAGAGGATATCAGATTTAGTGAAGAGCACAGGAGATTATTTCCATGGGAATGCAGCGAAGGATGAGGCGTTGCATTTGTTTGTTATCGTTAGGGATTTCCTTATCATTTTAGACAAGGTTTGCAATGAAGTCAGACAATCGATTAAAACTCCTGCAACAACGTCAAAAATTAAGGAGTCTCCAAGTGCTCCTCCTACAGATCTCCACCCACCAGCTTCACCAGATATACGTCAGCGCCTTTTTCCTGCAATCGTGGGACGGAGAATGGATGATTCTAGTTCTGATGATGAGAGCCCATCTCCTTAG
- the LOC113348619 gene encoding 21.7 kDa class VI heat shock protein-like has translation MSCRKQLEVRSEDRIPQKWSVPLREEIFDNLISKGNPSVSRVFGVGSLFSPLLFGKFFDPADAFPLWEFDSDVLLSSMRESQQSTVDWSETDKEYVVKAELPGQGKHSVQVSVENGNVVEVSGQWKQRKESDAKDWRSGHWWESGYARRLELPENADGRNIEAYIIDDIFLEIRIPKSTTGDNSEHA, from the exons ATGTCTTGCAGGAAACAACTTGAGGTTCGATCGGAAGATCGAATTCCTCAAAAATGGTCTGTGCCACTGAGGGAAGAAATATTTGATAACCTCATCTCTAAGGGAAATCCTAGTGTCAGCAGAGTTTTCGGTGTCGGGTCATTGTTTAGTCCTTTGTTATTTGGGAAATTCTTCGACCCAGCTGATGCTTTCCCTCTGTGGGAGTTTGATTCAGATGTTTTGTTATCGAGTATGCGTGAGTCTCAGCAGAGCACTGTTGATTGGTCTGAGACAGATAAGGAATATGTGGTGAAAGCAGAACTACCAG GACAGGGGAAACATAGTGTTCAAGTGTCCGTAGAGAATGGAAATGTAGTGGAGGTCAGTGGACAATGGAAGCAAAGAAAGGAATCTGATGCGAAGGATTGGAGAAGCGGACACTGGTGGGAATCAGGGTATGCTCGGAGGCTTGAGCTACCAGAAAATGCTGATGGGAGGAATATAGAAGCATATATCATTGACGATATATTTTTAGAGATAAGAATCCCCAAAAGCACTACGGGGGATAATTCCGAACATGCTTGA